Proteins encoded together in one Catellatospora citrea window:
- a CDS encoding DUF4262 domain-containing protein gives MPPDLRTLPCHCHVCDPPVQSTERQARITGDVNSHGWHVVGVREQEQVPAWGYSIGLWHTHRSLELAVFGLRTETCMGLINAAGDLVKNGREFRPDDLVDDVINNYRLAVRYIHNSWYGDLFGQALNFYQQPPLAFLQLVWPDKQHRFPWDDGVDEHCRDVQPQLWLPHDEHPDGPWRRLRDEEPWLFTGGCPDDMVYTTKRVMAGETTVTGVVHDADGDWQFLDGGSTEEGDAVLVHLRHVVERQPHVVALADLPEGTQSWQQHDGRWVRFPHVFADD, from the coding sequence ATGCCCCCCGACCTGCGCACCCTCCCGTGCCACTGCCACGTCTGCGACCCGCCCGTGCAGTCGACCGAGCGCCAAGCCCGTATCACCGGCGACGTGAACTCCCACGGCTGGCACGTCGTCGGGGTCCGGGAGCAGGAGCAGGTGCCGGCCTGGGGCTACTCGATCGGCCTGTGGCACACCCACCGCAGCCTGGAGCTCGCCGTCTTCGGCCTGCGCACGGAGACCTGCATGGGGCTGATCAACGCGGCCGGCGACCTCGTCAAGAACGGCCGCGAGTTCCGCCCGGACGACCTCGTCGACGACGTGATCAACAACTACCGGCTGGCCGTCAGATACATCCACAACAGCTGGTACGGCGACCTGTTCGGGCAGGCGCTGAACTTCTACCAGCAGCCGCCGCTGGCGTTCCTGCAGCTGGTATGGCCGGACAAGCAGCACCGCTTCCCCTGGGACGACGGCGTCGACGAGCACTGCCGCGACGTCCAGCCGCAGCTGTGGCTGCCGCACGACGAGCACCCGGACGGGCCGTGGCGGCGGCTGCGCGACGAGGAGCCGTGGCTGTTCACCGGCGGCTGCCCGGACGACATGGTCTACACGACGAAACGTGTCATGGCCGGTGAGACGACGGTGACGGGCGTCGTGCACGACGCGGACGGCGACTGGCAGTTCCTCGACGGCGGCAGCACCGAGGAGGGGGACGCGGTCCTGGTCCACCTGCGGCACGTGGTCGAGCGGCAGCCGCACGTCGTGGCGCTCGCCGACCTGCCCGAGGGCACCCAGTCCTGGCAGCAGCATGACGGCCGGTGGGTACGGTTCCCGCACGTGTTCGCCGATGACTGA
- a CDS encoding endonuclease: MSALKVTRIGGRRLAVALAVAVAVATGVATMSASAAAPLTVAAALSAQDGRSATVAGYIVGQPTATNTVIKSGFTGDTAIAIADAAAESSTSRMLYVQVTAAYRSAFGLQSNPGLMGRQVTVTGTLTAYFSHGGLKDPTSMSLGGGSSPSPAPTGSTGPYDPTYYASALGKTGPALRTALHNIIKVQTKITYAQVWEGLKATDQDPNNSANVILIYSGRSQSKTTNGGGVNDWNREHVWAQSHGDFGTATGPGTDLHHLRPEDVTVNSTRGNKDFDLGGSAVGEAPGNYTDTDSWEPRNAVKGDVARMLMYMAIRYEGEDGWPNLELNNSTSNGSVPYLGKLSVLLQWNQQDPPDAFEKRRNQVIYDNWQGNRNPFIDHPEWATAIWG, from the coding sequence ATGAGTGCGTTGAAGGTGACCAGGATCGGCGGTCGGCGGCTCGCCGTGGCGCTGGCTGTCGCGGTCGCGGTGGCCACCGGCGTCGCCACCATGTCGGCTTCGGCGGCGGCCCCGCTGACGGTCGCCGCGGCACTGTCCGCTCAGGACGGACGCTCGGCGACGGTGGCCGGTTACATCGTCGGGCAGCCGACCGCGACGAACACGGTGATCAAGTCGGGGTTCACCGGCGACACCGCGATCGCGATCGCCGACGCGGCGGCCGAGTCGAGCACTTCACGCATGCTGTACGTCCAGGTCACGGCGGCCTACCGCAGCGCCTTCGGGTTGCAGAGCAACCCCGGGCTGATGGGGCGGCAGGTGACCGTCACCGGCACGCTGACCGCGTACTTCTCGCACGGCGGGCTCAAGGACCCGACCTCGATGAGCCTCGGCGGCGGCTCGTCGCCGTCGCCCGCGCCGACCGGGTCGACCGGGCCGTACGACCCGACGTACTACGCGAGTGCGCTCGGCAAGACCGGTCCGGCGCTGCGCACCGCGCTGCACAACATCATCAAGGTGCAGACGAAGATCACGTACGCGCAGGTGTGGGAGGGGTTGAAGGCCACCGACCAGGACCCGAACAACTCCGCCAACGTCATCCTGATCTACAGCGGGCGCTCGCAGAGCAAGACGACCAACGGCGGCGGGGTCAACGACTGGAACCGCGAGCACGTCTGGGCGCAGTCGCACGGCGACTTCGGCACCGCGACCGGCCCCGGCACCGACCTGCACCATCTGCGCCCCGAGGACGTGACGGTCAACTCGACCCGCGGCAACAAGGACTTCGACCTGGGCGGCTCGGCGGTCGGCGAGGCGCCGGGCAACTACACCGACACCGACTCGTGGGAGCCGCGCAACGCGGTCAAGGGCGACGTCGCGCGGATGCTGATGTACATGGCCATCCGGTACGAGGGCGAGGACGGTTGGCCGAACCTGGAGCTGAACAACTCCACCAGCAACGGATCGGTGCCCTACCTCGGCAAGCTGTCGGTGCTGCTGCAGTGGAACCAGCAGGACCCGCCGGACGCCTTCGAGAAGCGCCGCAACCAGGTCATCTACGACAACTGGCAGGGCAACCGGAACCCGTTCATCGACCACCCGGAGTGGGCCACGGCGATCTGGGGCTGA
- a CDS encoding DUF1345 domain-containing protein, whose protein sequence is MADVPSPTLYHRWLGWHAPALRRAAVVACLGALAAAGLAMLTSWELAAIGGWNVMALTFLLATWPMIIRANGATTRKLAVREDESRGSATLLLLAASVASLTGVFVALRLAGLNSGSLRGLFVAVAGSTVLVSWVVVNTVFTLRYAHLYFRSPGGAVQFGEPQQEQPDYRDFAYLAFTIGMTYQVSDTTLRSRRMRRTVLVHALVAYLFGVVIVAGAINLIAGLVS, encoded by the coding sequence ATGGCCGACGTCCCGTCCCCCACGCTGTACCACCGCTGGCTCGGCTGGCACGCCCCCGCGCTGCGCCGCGCGGCCGTCGTCGCCTGCCTCGGAGCGCTCGCGGCCGCAGGGCTGGCCATGCTGACCAGCTGGGAACTGGCCGCCATCGGCGGCTGGAACGTGATGGCGCTGACGTTCCTGCTCGCCACCTGGCCGATGATCATCAGGGCGAACGGCGCCACCACCCGCAAGCTCGCCGTACGCGAGGACGAGAGCCGCGGCTCCGCCACGCTGCTGCTGCTCGCGGCGAGCGTCGCCAGCCTGACCGGCGTCTTCGTCGCGCTACGGCTGGCCGGGCTGAACAGCGGCTCGCTGCGCGGGCTGTTCGTCGCCGTCGCCGGGTCGACCGTGCTCGTCTCCTGGGTCGTGGTCAACACCGTGTTCACGCTGCGCTACGCGCACCTGTACTTCCGCTCGCCGGGCGGGGCCGTCCAGTTCGGCGAGCCGCAGCAGGAGCAGCCCGACTACCGCGACTTCGCCTACCTGGCGTTCACCATCGGCATGACCTACCAGGTGTCGGACACGACGCTGCGCAGCCGGCGGATGCGGCGCACGGTGCTGGTGCACGCGCTGGTGGCATACCTGTTCGGCGTGGTCATCGTCGCCGGGGCCATCAACCTGATCGCCGGCCTGGTGAGCTGA
- a CDS encoding GGDEF domain-containing protein, with protein MVRHLSEDVIADVAEVAAGCDSVVRACNAAVSVLHGHLGAAVDVLLLSPGQLSVVAFSGAWQAPTAVPSHYGVVGHVLATGRPTAIDDASIAYAGLHTGRPVGSVVCAPLSEAADLPIGVLNIEFDHVVAEPARWADELAEVGRRLRRRIDELGGLPAETRAELLLRHTLGFATAHNGAQLAEMACRAAVELTGLGSATVLTRRVVQAGQPRYPLRQTAAHTATGAHDLPARVADLPPQTLAELVDAVCRHGASHTLGDPAGEDVRGFEPLVQAGVRTLLAFPVRARAPEPRLDVAMLVMDELTVRVDPSTVTVLELLMANAAECYERLGTLQQMQALAETDPLTGLRHLGPFTERLAATRPGRTALLVIDVDNFKQINDRLGHAEGDRVLMELSAAMRESLRHGDELFRVGGDEFVAVLDVPDTAEAVRVADRLVAAARDSGSAVSVGMALRRPGEPAQSTLRRADQAMYTAKQDTQHSVWSAE; from the coding sequence ATGGTTCGCCACCTCAGTGAAGACGTCATCGCCGACGTGGCCGAGGTCGCCGCCGGCTGCGACTCGGTGGTGCGCGCCTGCAACGCCGCGGTGTCGGTGCTGCACGGCCACCTCGGCGCCGCGGTCGACGTGCTGCTGCTCAGCCCCGGTCAGCTGTCGGTCGTCGCGTTCAGCGGCGCGTGGCAGGCCCCCACCGCGGTGCCGAGCCACTACGGCGTGGTCGGGCACGTGCTGGCCACCGGCCGGCCCACCGCGATCGACGACGCCTCCATCGCGTACGCGGGCCTGCACACCGGACGCCCCGTCGGCTCCGTGGTCTGCGCCCCGCTCAGCGAAGCGGCCGACCTGCCCATCGGCGTGCTCAACATCGAGTTCGACCACGTCGTCGCCGAACCCGCCCGCTGGGCCGACGAACTCGCCGAGGTCGGCCGGCGGCTCCGACGGCGCATCGACGAACTCGGCGGCCTGCCCGCCGAGACCCGGGCCGAGCTGCTGCTGCGCCACACGCTCGGCTTCGCCACCGCGCACAACGGCGCGCAGCTGGCCGAGATGGCCTGCCGGGCCGCCGTCGAACTCACCGGCCTGGGCAGCGCGACCGTCCTCACCCGGCGGGTCGTCCAGGCAGGCCAGCCGCGATACCCGCTCCGGCAGACCGCCGCCCACACCGCCACCGGCGCACACGACCTGCCCGCCCGCGTCGCCGACCTCCCGCCGCAGACCCTGGCCGAGCTGGTGGACGCCGTATGCCGGCACGGCGCCTCGCACACCCTGGGCGACCCGGCCGGCGAGGACGTCCGCGGCTTCGAACCGCTCGTGCAGGCCGGAGTGCGCACCCTGCTCGCCTTCCCGGTGCGCGCCCGCGCCCCCGAGCCCCGGCTCGACGTGGCGATGCTGGTCATGGACGAGCTGACGGTGCGCGTCGACCCGAGCACCGTCACCGTGCTCGAACTGCTGATGGCCAACGCCGCCGAATGCTACGAGCGCCTGGGCACGCTGCAGCAGATGCAGGCCCTGGCCGAGACCGACCCCCTCACCGGCCTGCGCCACCTCGGCCCGTTCACCGAACGCCTCGCCGCGACCCGGCCCGGCCGCACCGCCCTGCTCGTCATCGACGTCGACAACTTCAAGCAGATCAACGACCGGCTCGGCCACGCCGAAGGCGACCGGGTGCTCATGGAACTGTCCGCCGCGATGCGCGAATCCCTGCGCCACGGAGACGAGCTGTTCCGCGTCGGCGGCGACGAGTTCGTCGCGGTGCTCGACGTGCCCGACACCGCGGAGGCCGTCCGGGTCGCCGACCGGCTGGTCGCCGCGGCCCGGGACAGCGGCAGCGCGGTCAGCGTCGGCATGGCGCTGCGGCGTCCCGGCGAGCCCGCCCAGAGCACCCTGCGCCGCGCCGACCAGGCGATGTACACCGCCAAGCAGGACACGCAGCACTCGGTGTGGTCCGCGGAATGA
- a CDS encoding glycoside hydrolase 5 family protein — protein sequence MKALRLNRLTVPLVMAMVLAVVLPLMVGNKANAAPGFVTTSGTKFMLDGKPFYVAGTNSHYLGWGTRAEVDSVLGYADASNYNVVRGILHSVTGSLDGTTKPHIWNPASTGDASNMGMHGTYLIYWDTATNTYAFNPSTTNGLGRWDYVIAKAGQLGLKLNIAMMDFWQWAGGTQQINSWYIPGYNGSSHAQRYTFFYSDPRTKQLYKDWVSFVLNRTNSITGVKYKDDPTIFAWDLMNEPEVSSVSLAQGWYQEMASYIKAQGAQQLVTTGSEGFYGGQAGSDPTTEAANVPAIDFQTWHTYPTYHNISPAQVNNLINQHCATAVASGKPVLMQEFAYPARSAAEKVTRSGIYSGWADTIYNNNDCAGWLSWRVEGKVVPPATRPHPQDDNVDPATFIWPPDNGEGFSIYGEPDTSKPQFDPAYAMFAAQAARLIAKNGGVLPSSPPPSPPASPSPSPSASPQPPGTVNVDDSVQGTGQNQWNYSGWNHCTACNETAPAVYYNASQSWSLNSGETATLAFNGTQVVYRAVTGSHHGVAAVSIDGGTEVNVDLYAATKTGDVAVWTSPVLSAGNHTLRIRNTGTKNAGASGTVVTLDRAVVTGGSTTSPSPSAPPASPSPQPSTSPPATGFVKGINLNGPAVVIEGNQWVSQTQAQSTGFTVSGGTAHTNTVTPSPLPDAATVDMLHTGLLGTDLGTITMSQTVANGTYQVYVWEMESVQGNTRRFNVTLEGILKASNLGDLALSHWRENGAYTVTVSDGVLNINVTGAYGKPAIMGLAIYRI from the coding sequence ATGAAAGCTCTTCGGCTCAACCGGCTCACCGTTCCCCTCGTGATGGCGATGGTTCTCGCCGTGGTCTTACCACTGATGGTCGGCAACAAGGCGAATGCCGCCCCCGGCTTCGTCACCACGTCGGGCACCAAGTTCATGCTCGACGGCAAGCCCTTCTACGTCGCGGGCACCAACAGCCACTACCTCGGCTGGGGCACCCGCGCCGAGGTCGACTCCGTGCTCGGCTACGCCGACGCGAGCAACTACAACGTCGTACGCGGCATCCTGCACTCGGTCACCGGGTCGCTGGACGGCACCACCAAGCCGCACATCTGGAACCCCGCCAGCACCGGCGACGCGTCCAACATGGGCATGCACGGCACGTACCTGATCTACTGGGACACGGCCACCAACACGTACGCGTTCAACCCGAGCACCACCAACGGGCTGGGCCGCTGGGACTACGTCATCGCCAAGGCCGGGCAGCTCGGCCTGAAGCTCAACATCGCGATGATGGACTTCTGGCAGTGGGCGGGCGGCACCCAGCAGATCAACTCGTGGTACATCCCGGGTTACAACGGGTCCAGCCACGCGCAGCGCTACACGTTCTTCTACAGCGACCCCCGCACCAAGCAGCTGTACAAGGACTGGGTCAGCTTCGTGCTCAACCGCACCAACAGCATCACGGGCGTGAAGTACAAGGACGACCCGACCATCTTCGCCTGGGACCTGATGAACGAGCCCGAGGTCAGCTCGGTGTCCCTGGCGCAGGGCTGGTACCAGGAGATGGCGTCCTACATCAAGGCGCAGGGCGCCCAGCAGCTGGTCACCACCGGCAGCGAGGGTTTCTACGGCGGGCAGGCGGGCTCCGACCCGACCACCGAGGCCGCCAACGTGCCGGCGATCGACTTCCAGACCTGGCACACCTACCCGACGTACCACAACATCTCCCCCGCGCAGGTCAACAACCTGATCAACCAGCACTGCGCGACAGCGGTGGCCTCCGGCAAACCCGTGCTCATGCAGGAGTTCGCCTACCCGGCCCGCAGCGCGGCGGAGAAGGTCACCCGGTCCGGCATCTACAGCGGCTGGGCCGACACGATCTACAACAACAACGACTGCGCCGGCTGGCTGTCCTGGCGGGTCGAGGGCAAGGTCGTGCCCCCGGCGACCAGGCCGCACCCGCAGGACGACAACGTCGACCCGGCCACGTTCATCTGGCCGCCCGACAACGGCGAGGGCTTCTCCATCTACGGCGAACCCGACACGTCCAAGCCGCAGTTCGACCCGGCGTACGCGATGTTCGCGGCCCAGGCCGCACGCCTGATCGCGAAGAACGGCGGCGTCCTGCCGTCGTCGCCGCCGCCGTCTCCCCCGGCCTCCCCGTCGCCGTCGCCGAGCGCGTCGCCGCAGCCCCCGGGCACGGTCAACGTCGACGACTCGGTCCAGGGCACCGGGCAGAACCAGTGGAACTACAGCGGCTGGAACCACTGCACCGCCTGCAACGAGACCGCGCCCGCGGTCTACTACAACGCCAGCCAGAGCTGGAGCCTCAACAGCGGCGAGACCGCGACGCTGGCCTTCAACGGCACCCAGGTCGTCTACCGGGCCGTGACCGGCTCGCACCACGGCGTCGCCGCAGTGTCCATCGACGGCGGCACCGAGGTCAACGTCGACCTCTACGCCGCCACCAAGACCGGCGACGTGGCGGTCTGGACCAGCCCGGTGCTGTCCGCGGGCAACCACACGCTGCGGATCCGCAACACCGGCACCAAGAACGCCGGCGCCTCGGGCACGGTCGTCACCCTCGACCGGGCCGTGGTCACCGGCGGGTCCACCACCTCCCCGTCGCCGTCCGCGCCGCCGGCCTCGCCGTCGCCGCAGCCGTCGACCAGCCCGCCGGCCACCGGCTTCGTCAAGGGCATCAACCTCAACGGACCCGCGGTCGTCATCGAGGGCAACCAGTGGGTCAGCCAGACCCAGGCCCAGTCCACCGGGTTCACCGTCTCCGGCGGCACCGCCCACACCAACACCGTCACGCCCAGCCCGCTGCCCGACGCCGCCACCGTGGACATGCTCCACACCGGGCTGCTCGGCACGGACCTGGGCACCATCACCATGAGCCAGACCGTGGCCAACGGCACCTACCAGGTGTACGTGTGGGAGATGGAGTCGGTGCAGGGCAACACCCGCCGGTTCAACGTCACCCTGGAGGGCATCCTCAAGGCCAGCAACCTCGGTGACCTGGCCCTGAGCCACTGGCGCGAGAACGGCGCGTACACCGTCACGGTCTCCGACGGCGTCCTCAACATCAACGTCACCGGCGCCTACGGCAAGCCCGCCATCATGGGCCTGGCCATCTACCGCATCTGA
- a CDS encoding GH1 family beta-glucosidase gives MTAPTETAPDRRHAPPEFPAGFRWGAATAAFQVEGALDADGRTPSVWDTFTAVPGRVDNGDRADLAVDHYRRYRDDVALMAQLGLNTYRFSVSWPRVQPDGRGAANVKGLDFYSRLVDELLANGIEPMLTLYHWDHPQVLQDAGGWANRDMTERFADYTTLVAARLGDRVPLWVTLNEPWCTAFLGHASGIHAPGIADDATTLTVAHHLNLAHGLGVQALRAALPRTAQVSVALNPAPVRTPVDTPENRDAVRRADALRNRIFLDPLLRGEYPADLIADTAHITDWGFVRDGDLATVTAPIDVLGVNYYTPLYVAAGPGPADPYNRWVGSDGLVHIAPADGPSTIHGVVDAGALRELLNRIRHDYGPVPIVIAENGVASADQVGPDGRVDDAGRVAYLHAHLAALHDAITDGVDVRGYVMWSLIDNFEWVYGYSQRFGLIHVDRDTQHRTIKNSGHWFRQVIAANAIPPLDPPAAG, from the coding sequence ATGACCGCCCCCACGGAGACCGCGCCCGACCGCCGCCACGCCCCTCCGGAGTTCCCCGCGGGATTCCGCTGGGGCGCGGCGACCGCGGCGTTCCAGGTCGAGGGCGCCCTGGACGCCGACGGGCGGACGCCGTCGGTCTGGGACACCTTCACCGCCGTCCCCGGGCGGGTGGACAACGGCGACCGGGCCGACCTGGCCGTCGACCACTACCGCCGCTACCGCGACGACGTGGCGCTGATGGCGCAGCTGGGCCTGAACACCTACCGCTTCTCGGTGTCGTGGCCGCGGGTGCAGCCCGACGGGCGCGGCGCGGCGAACGTGAAGGGGCTGGACTTCTACTCCCGGCTGGTGGACGAACTGCTGGCCAACGGGATCGAGCCGATGCTGACCCTGTACCACTGGGACCACCCGCAGGTGCTGCAGGATGCGGGCGGCTGGGCGAACCGGGACATGACCGAGCGTTTCGCCGACTACACCACGCTGGTCGCGGCCCGGCTCGGCGACCGGGTGCCGCTGTGGGTCACCCTGAACGAGCCGTGGTGCACCGCGTTCCTGGGGCACGCCTCCGGCATCCACGCCCCCGGCATCGCCGACGACGCCACCACCCTGACCGTGGCCCACCACCTCAACCTGGCCCACGGCCTGGGCGTGCAGGCCCTGCGGGCGGCCCTGCCGCGCACCGCGCAGGTGTCCGTCGCGCTCAACCCGGCCCCGGTGCGCACCCCCGTGGACACCCCGGAGAACCGCGACGCGGTGCGCCGCGCCGACGCGCTGCGCAACCGGATCTTCCTCGATCCGCTGCTGCGCGGGGAGTATCCCGCCGACCTGATCGCCGACACCGCGCACATCACCGACTGGGGCTTCGTACGCGACGGGGACCTGGCCACGGTCACCGCGCCGATCGACGTGCTGGGCGTGAACTACTACACGCCGCTGTACGTCGCCGCCGGTCCCGGCCCCGCCGACCCGTACAACCGTTGGGTCGGCAGCGACGGCCTGGTGCACATCGCCCCCGCCGACGGCCCGTCCACCATCCACGGCGTGGTCGACGCGGGCGCGCTGCGCGAGCTGCTCAACCGCATCCGCCACGACTACGGCCCGGTGCCGATCGTCATCGCCGAGAACGGGGTGGCGTCGGCCGACCAGGTCGGCCCGGACGGGCGCGTCGACGACGCGGGCCGGGTCGCCTACCTGCACGCCCACCTGGCCGCGCTGCACGACGCCATCACCGACGGCGTGGACGTGCGCGGCTACGTGATGTGGTCACTGATCGACAACTTCGAGTGGGTGTACGGCTACAGCCAGCGCTTCGGCCTCATCCACGTCGACCGGGACACCCAGCACCGCACGATCAAGAACAGCGGCCACTGGTTCCGGCAGGTCATCGCCGCGAACGCCATCCCACCCCTGGACCCGCCCGCCGCCGGCTGA
- a CDS encoding LacI family DNA-binding transcriptional regulator codes for MKRPTIADIAGRAGVSRSAVSFALNDQPGVSEETRQRVLAVASELGWRPHSAARALRGGRAGAIGLALQRPARLLGAEPFTMELISGLESELSARSCGLNLQVVEDTEAEIATYRRWWAEHRVDGVIVLNLRDDDPRVGVLEDLHLPAVVIGGPAGTGSLPSIWSQDAAGMTDVVEYLAALGHRRLAHVSGDPNMRHIVDRAEALREVCRLRGLPEPTTVRADFSDEDSAQATRRLLASPDRPTAIIYHTDLTAVTGLEVALEMGLSVPDELSLVAFNDSRLCRLVNPKLTALAHDIPGRGAQAARMLFAAIEGGPGADSQPAEPYRLLPRGSTGVYRTR; via the coding sequence GTGAAGCGCCCGACCATCGCCGACATCGCCGGCCGCGCGGGCGTGTCCCGGTCCGCGGTCTCGTTCGCGCTCAACGACCAGCCCGGCGTCTCCGAGGAGACCCGGCAGCGGGTGCTGGCCGTGGCGTCCGAACTGGGCTGGCGGCCGCACAGCGCGGCCCGTGCCCTGCGCGGCGGCCGGGCGGGCGCGATCGGCCTGGCCCTGCAACGGCCCGCGCGGCTGCTCGGGGCCGAGCCGTTCACCATGGAGCTGATCAGCGGCCTGGAGTCCGAGCTGTCGGCCCGCTCCTGCGGGCTCAACCTGCAGGTCGTCGAGGACACCGAGGCCGAGATCGCCACCTACCGCCGGTGGTGGGCCGAGCACCGGGTCGACGGCGTCATCGTGCTCAACCTGCGCGACGACGACCCGCGCGTCGGCGTGCTGGAAGACCTGCACCTGCCCGCGGTCGTCATCGGCGGCCCCGCCGGCACCGGCAGCCTGCCGAGCATCTGGTCGCAGGACGCGGCGGGCATGACCGACGTCGTGGAGTACCTTGCCGCACTGGGCCACCGGCGGCTGGCCCATGTCTCCGGCGACCCGAACATGCGCCACATCGTGGACCGCGCCGAGGCGCTGCGGGAGGTGTGCCGCCTGCGCGGCCTGCCCGAGCCGACCACGGTGCGCGCCGACTTCTCCGACGAGGACAGCGCCCAGGCCACCCGGCGGCTGCTGGCCTCGCCGGACCGGCCGACCGCGATCATCTACCACACCGACCTCACCGCGGTGACCGGCCTCGAAGTGGCGCTGGAGATGGGCCTGTCCGTGCCGGACGAACTGTCCCTGGTCGCGTTCAACGACTCCCGGCTGTGCCGCCTGGTCAACCCGAAGCTCACCGCGCTGGCCCACGACATCCCGGGCCGGGGCGCGCAGGCGGCGCGCATGCTCTTCGCCGCCATCGAGGGCGGGCCGGGGGCCGACTCCCAGCCCGCCGAGCCCTACCGGCTGCTGCCACGCGGCAGCACCGGGGTGTACCGCACGCGCTGA
- a CDS encoding ABC transporter substrate-binding protein produces the protein MEHARSRKSRRRPGVVLSALLLAASLVTGACGGGDEPEADNGPVTISWGWWSNTPEKDALYRKWLDGFEAANPNIKIKSEFLPWDAYWDKVKTTTAGGNAYDVVGLCSCFAASYFDNEVFADLKKMDGYADAIKGAQPGPVGVFGWQDKQYAMPVGISVPLVGYNKDLFKAAGVATPDPAVPMTFDAFKEMAKKLTKVNSAGKVTQYALHPGSLNFWESLIAMRGGSMYDNFVSPSKVTVNSPQGIAGLADYASLFTEKIVPPMDEQRENQWLNGDLDSLRTGKVAMARVGPWNFADIAAKSPNIGVFPLPKAGDNLVLYSGANGYAISAESEHPKQAWEFLKWMLKTENQVEFAKFSDVPVDAEALKKLPDFITPKDFAPTLLASVPAFRPGLLTVKEELGKDVGLIIDDLGRGKLTPEQAAGEIEKKGNALLAQ, from the coding sequence ATGGAGCATGCTCGATCCAGGAAGTCCCGCCGGAGGCCCGGCGTCGTCCTGAGCGCGCTGCTGCTGGCCGCGTCGCTCGTCACGGGCGCCTGCGGCGGCGGGGACGAGCCCGAGGCCGACAACGGCCCGGTCACCATCAGCTGGGGCTGGTGGAGCAACACCCCCGAGAAGGACGCGCTCTACCGCAAGTGGCTCGACGGCTTCGAGGCCGCCAACCCCAACATCAAGATCAAGTCTGAGTTCCTGCCCTGGGACGCGTACTGGGACAAGGTGAAGACCACCACCGCCGGCGGCAACGCCTACGACGTGGTCGGCCTGTGCTCCTGCTTCGCGGCGTCGTACTTCGACAACGAGGTCTTCGCCGACCTCAAGAAGATGGACGGCTACGCCGACGCCATCAAGGGCGCGCAGCCCGGCCCGGTCGGCGTGTTCGGCTGGCAGGACAAGCAGTACGCGATGCCCGTCGGCATCTCCGTGCCGCTGGTCGGCTACAACAAGGACCTGTTCAAGGCCGCCGGGGTGGCCACGCCCGACCCGGCCGTGCCGATGACCTTCGACGCCTTCAAGGAGATGGCGAAGAAGCTCACCAAGGTCAACAGTGCCGGCAAGGTCACCCAGTACGCCCTGCACCCGGGCAGCCTCAACTTCTGGGAGTCGCTGATCGCGATGCGCGGCGGCTCGATGTACGACAACTTCGTCAGCCCGAGCAAGGTCACCGTGAACAGCCCGCAGGGCATCGCGGGCCTGGCCGACTACGCCAGCCTGTTCACCGAGAAGATCGTGCCGCCGATGGACGAGCAGCGCGAGAACCAGTGGCTCAACGGCGACCTGGACAGCCTGCGTACCGGCAAGGTGGCCATGGCCCGGGTCGGTCCCTGGAACTTCGCCGACATCGCCGCCAAGTCCCCGAACATCGGTGTCTTCCCCCTGCCGAAGGCCGGCGACAACCTGGTCCTCTACTCCGGCGCCAACGGCTACGCGATCTCCGCGGAGAGCGAGCACCCGAAGCAGGCCTGGGAGTTCCTCAAGTGGATGCTCAAGACCGAGAACCAGGTCGAGTTCGCCAAGTTCAGCGACGTGCCGGTCGACGCCGAGGCGCTGAAGAAGCTCCCCGACTTCATCACCCCGAAGGACTTCGCGCCGACCCTGCTGGCCTCGGTGCCGGCCTTCCGCCCCGGTCTGCTGACCGTCAAGGAGGAGCTGGGCAAGGACGTCGGCCTGATCATCGACGACCTGGGCCGCGGCAAGCTCACCCCCGAGCAGGCCGCCGGTGAGATCGAGAAGAAGGGCAACGCGCTGCTGGCGCAGTAG